The Castanea sativa cultivar Marrone di Chiusa Pesio chromosome 11, ASM4071231v1 genome contains a region encoding:
- the LOC142617806 gene encoding receptor-like protein 7: MELLLYLYGLVGFLFIQSLHDIIVVADTFSSKQPLCNEDERSALLQFKESIVVNCASHDPYSFPKVASWKLDGVGGGECCSWDGIECDKNSGHVIGLDLSSSCLYGSINTNSTLFSLVHLQNLNMAFNDFNNSNIPVGLANLSMLKHLNLSDSSFSGQIPSQISELSNLVSLDLSFNIDSSYQRLLKLKIPNFSSILPNLTRIEKLHLSYVDMSSTVPSVLNNLSSLTSLHLDDCGLLGEFPPGIFQLPNLKSLYVQGNEYLTGHLPNFEWNSTLEAIYLGETSFSGELPTAVGNLQSLNELGIWNCNFSGPLPFSLGNISNLKVLDLTNNSFRGQVPSSMENLSQLTYLSLCLNNFSGSNFPRFGKLNKLKYLIICNVNLNSQIPYLANLTQLSFLRLSSNQLTVPIPSWLMNLTQLIHLDLSFNKLHGPIPSSVIQLKNLEFLHLFQNDLSGTVELDMFTKLKNLTKLHLSLNYITFLSKTSPNTTVQKFKQIGLASCNLSEFPDFLREQDELEFVDLAYNHIHGLVPKWMWNTSKENLGFVNFSHNFLTGFDQMHDVFPWPRLGILDLKSNLLQGPLPIPPPSTRIYLVSNNMLSGKVSSLICSLNSLYALDLSHNHLSGTLPPCLGNLSSFLSILNLRSNYFHGMIPQVCMKKSSLKMLDLSENQLEGWLPRSLANCAKLEFLILGNNQLHDVFPHWLGKLPELKVLILRSNRFHGDMGSPATNFEFQKLRILDLSYNNFRGKLPLGYFKNWIAMKNVPEEQLTYMQAIATIYLLNFALNENYDYSMTITNKGVKTVYAKILDFFTAVDLSCNKFDGGIPTVIGNLKGLHLLNLSNNFLTDRIPSSLGDLHQLESLDLSRNKLSGEIPQQLTELTFLEFFNVSYNNLTGPIPQGKQFNTFQMSSFEGNLGLCGDQITRKCGDSKSLAPPSIFEDDHGSESPFDFNWKAILLGYGCGLIIGGIIGHIMITRKHDWFMKNFGNRLHQRDRSAKRRGSRN; this comes from the coding sequence TGGCTTCCTCTTTATACAATCTTTACATGATATCATAGTAGTTGCCGACACCTTTTCTTCTAAGCAGCCACTCTGCAATGAAGATGAGCGGTCAGCGTTGTTGCAATTTAAGGAAAGCATTGTCGTTAACTGTGCATCTCATGATCCTTATTCTTTCCCAAAGGTTGCATCATGGAAGCTTGATGGAGTTGGTGGCGGGGAATGCTGCTCATGGGATGGGATTGAGTGTGATAAGAACAGTGGCCATGTCATTGGCCTCGACCTCAGTAGTAGCTGTCTTTAtggttctatcaacactaacaGCACCCTCTTCAGCCTTGTTCACCTCCAAAACCTTAATATGGCCTTTAATGACTTCAACAATTCAAATATCCCAGTCGGATTGGCCAATCTTTCCATGCTAAAACATCTTAACCTCTCCGATTCATCATTTTCTGGCCAAATTCCGTCACAAATTTCTGAACTGTCCAATCTGGTTTCTCTTGATCTATCTTTCAATATTGATTCATCTTACCAAAGGCTGTTGAAACTCAAAATTCCCAATTTCAGCAGCATACTTCCAAACTTAACCCGCATTGAAAAACTTCATCTCAGTTATGTTGACATGTCATCCACAGTTCCCTCAGTCTTAAACAATTTATCTTCTTTGACCTCTCTCCATCTTGATGATTGTGGATTGCTTGGTGAATTCCCACCTGGCATTTTCCAGCTACCAAATCTGAAGTCTCTTTATGTGCAGGGCAACGAATATCTGACAGGCCATTTGCCCAACTTCGAATGGAACAGCACCCTCGAAGCTATATATCTCGGAGAGACGAGTTTCTCTGGCGAGTTACCAACTGCAGTTGGAAACCTCCAATCCTTGAATGAATTGGGAATCTGGAACTGCAATTTCTCTGGGCCTCTTCCATTTTCACTTGGTAACATTAGCAATCTTAAGGTTCTTGATCTTACAAACAACAGTTTTAGAGGCCAGGTCCCTTCATCAATGGAAAACCTTTCCCAATTGACTTATTTGTCACTTTGTCTCAACAATTTCAGTGGCAGCAACTTTCCTAGGTTTGGTAAGTTGAACAAACTCAAGTATTTGATCATTTGCAACGTCAATTTAAATAGTCAGATCCCTTATCTTGCCAACTTGACCCAGCTTAGCTTTTTACGCCTTTCGTCCAATCAATTAACTGTTCCAATCCCATCTTGGCTTATGAACCTCACCCAATTGATCCATCTAGACCTTTCATTTAATAAGCTGCATGGTCCAATTCCAAGCTCAGTCATTCAActcaaaaatcttgaatttcttCACCTTTTCCAAAATGATTTGAGCGGAACAGTGGAGCTGGACATGTTTACTAAGCTTAAAAACTTAACTAAGCTTCACCTATCACTAAACTACATAACATTCCTCTCCAAAACCAGTCCCAACACCACAGTTCAAAAGTTTAAGCAAATAGGACTGGCTTCATGCAACTTAAGCGAGTTTCCAGATTTCCTTCGAGAACAAGATGAGCTGGAGTTTGTAGACCTAGCTTACAATCATATTCATGGCCTTGTGCCCAAATGGATGTGGAACACAAGTAAAGAAAATCTGGGCTTTGTGAATTTTTCTCACAACTTCCTGACTGGCTTTGACCAAATGCATGATGTTTTTCCATGGCCTCGTTTAGGCATCCTTGACCTTAAGTCGAACTTGCTGCAAGGACCACTCCCAATTCCACCACCCTCCACCCGCATTTATCTAGTCTCGAACAACATGTTGTCTGGCAAAgtttcatctttgatctgcagTCTAAATTCACTATATGCCCTGGACTTGTCTCATAACCACTTGAGTGGCACTCTTCCTCCTTGTCTGGGAAACTTGAGTAGTTTCCTATCAATATTGAATCTCCGAAGCAACTACTTCCACGGCATGATTCCTCAGGTATGCATGAAAAAGAGCAGCTTAAAGATGTTAGACTTAAGTGAGAATCAATTAGAAGGATGGCTACCAAGATCACTGGCCAATTGTGCAAAGCTAGAGTTTCTTATTCTTGGAAACAATCAACTCCATGATGTTTTCCCTCATTGGTTGGGAAAACTTCCCGAGCTAAAGGTTCTCATTTTGCGATCTAATAGATTTCATGGTGATATGGGGAGTCCTGCAACCAATTTTGAGTTCCAAAAGTTGCGTATTCTTGACCTCTCTTACAATAATTTTAGAGGTAAATTGCCACTTGGATACTTCAAAAATTGGATTGCAATGAAAAATGTCCCAGAGGAACAATTGACGTACATGCAAGCAATTGCCACCATCTACCTATTGAATTTTGCATTGAATGAAAATTATGATTATTCAATGACAATAACAAACAAAGGTGTTAAAACAGTGTATGCAAAGATTTTGGACTTCTTCACTGCCGTTGATCTATCATGCAACAAGTTTGATGGAGGGATTCCAACAGTTATTGGGAATCTAAAGGGGCTTCATTTGCTCAACCTTTCCAACAACTTCCTCACTGATCGCATTCCATCATCTTTGGGGGATCTACATCAATTAGAGTCATTAGATCTTTCTCGAAACAAGCTCTCAGGAGAGATCCCACAGCAACTTACAGAACTCACTTTCCTTGAATTTTTCAATGTATCTTATAATAATCTCACAGGTCCTATACCGCAAGGGAAACAATTTAATACATTTCAAATGAGTTCATTTGAAGGAAATCTTGGACTCTGTGGAGACCAAATAACAAGGAAATGTGGCGATTCCAAGTCCTTAGCACCCCCTTCAATTTTTGAGGACGATCATGGATCAGAGTCTCCGTTTGATTTTAATTGGAAAGCAATCCTGCTAGGGTACGGATGTGGGCTAATAATTGGAGGGATTATTGGGCACATCATGATCACCAGAAAACATGATTGGTTTATGAAGAATTTTGGAAATAGACTACACCAAAGGGATAGAAGCGCCAAGAGAAGGGGAAGTAGAAACTGA